In Taeniopygia guttata chromosome 23, bTaeGut7.mat, whole genome shotgun sequence, the following are encoded in one genomic region:
- the EPB41 gene encoding protein 4.1 isoform X28 yields the protein MYCKVVLLDDTIFECSMDKHAKGQDLLKKVCDHLNLLEEDYFGLATWDTPTSRTWLDPAKEVKKQVHGGPWDFTFNVKFYPPDPAQLTEDITRYYLCLQLRQDILTGRLPCSFATLALLGSYTVQSELGDYDPDLHGPDYISEFKLAPNQTKELEEKVVELHKTYRSMTPAQADLEFLENAKKLSMYGVDLHQAKDLEGVDITLGVCSSGLLVYKDKLRINRFPWPKVLKISYKRSSFFIKIRPGEQEQYESTIGFKLPSYRAAKKLWKVCVEHHTFFRLTSTEAIPKSRFLALGSKFRYSGRTQAQTRQASALIDRPAPQFERTASKRVSRSLDGAVAVITPERSPRPTSAPAIAQNHPAEPAPAKSNVKDMATSKVGKETAKSDGRREEYPLEKPEEPVDASKVRKTHIEVTVPTMNGAQPQPAEKEEELIRMRKKRSKRLDGENIYIRHSNLMLEDLDKTQEEIKKHHANISELKKNFMESVPEPRPSEWDKRLSTHSPFRSLNVNGQIPTGADGSPSYFLPNSHHLGVCKEPVPKYRTDQRRLAQLRELRAKFFLS from the exons ATGTACTGCAAAGTTGTCTTGCTGGATGACACCATTTTTGAGTGTTCTATGGAT AAACACGCCAAGGGACAGGATCTACTTAAAAAAGTCTGTGACCACCTCAATCTGCTGGAAGAAGACTACTTTGGTTTGGCCACATGGGACACACCAACCTCCAGG ACATGGCTGGATCCTGCCAAAGAAGTAAAAAAGCAGGTTCATG GAGGCCCCTGGGATTTTACCTTCAATGTCAAGTTTTATCCGCCAGATCCTGCCCAGCTAACAGAGGACATCACCAG ATATTACCTGTGTCTGCAGCTTAGACAGGACATCCTTACAGGGCGGCTTCCCTGCTCCTTTGCCACCTTGGCTCTGCTGGGTTCCTACACGGTCCAGTCAGAGTTGGGAGACTATGATCCTGATCTCCATGGCCCAGATTACATCAGTGAATTCAAACTGGCCCCAAACCAGACAAAAGAGCTTGAAGAAAAGGTTGTGGAGCTTCATAAAACATATAG atccATGACTCCAGCCCAAGCAGACCTGGAATTTCTGGAGAATGCAAAAAAACTATCTATGTATGGAGTCGACCTTCACCAAGCCAAG GACTTGGAAGGAGTGGATATCACTCTGGGAGTCTGTTCCAGTGGACTTCTTGTTTACAAAGATAAACTGAGAATCAATCGCTTCCCATGGCCCAAAGTCCTGAAGATTTCCTACAAACGCAGCAGCTTCTTCATAAAGATTCGGCCGGGGGAG CAAGAACAGTATGAAAGTACAATTGGGTTCAAGCTACCAAGTTACCGGGCAGCAAAGAAGCTCTGGAAAGTATGTGTTGAACATCACACCTTCTTCAG GCTGACTTCCACTGAGGCCATCCCGAAGAGCAGGTTCCTGGCGCTGGGCTCCAAATTCCGCTACAGTGGCCGGACACAGGCGCAGACGCGGCAGGCGAGCGCCCTGATCGACCGGCCCGCGCCCCAGTTCGAGCGCACAGCCAGCAAGAGAGTGTCCAGGAGCCTCGATGGAG CAGTGGCTGTGATAACACCAGAGCGGAGTCCCAGGCCCACTTCAGCCCCAGCTATTGCTCAGAAccaccctgcagagccagccccagctaAGTCAAATGTGAAGGACATGGCCACATCTAAAGTAGGGAAGGAAACAGCAAAATCTGATGGGAGACGTGAAGAATATCCACTGGAGAAACCCGAGGAGCCAGTGGATGCCTCAAAG GTGAGGAAAACACACATTGAGGTCACAGTCCCCACCATGAAtggtgcccagccccag cctgcagaaaaagaggaagagctgaTAAGAATGAGGAAG aAGAGATCAAAGAGGCTAGATGGTGAAAACATTTATATCAGGCATAGCAATTTAATGTTGGAG GATCTAGATAAGACccaggaagaaataaagaagcaTCATGCCAACATCAGTGAGTTGAAGAAAAACTTCATGGAATCCGTCCCAGAGCCTCGGCCGAGTGAGTGGGACAAACGTTTGTCCACCCACTCCCCTTTCCGAAGCCTCAACGTCAACGGGCAGATTCCCACAGGAGCGGATGGA
- the EPB41 gene encoding protein 4.1 isoform X20 — translation MTTEKSPAANADNSEQQQAKEEEGAAETKKQKASLEEGAQPTPERQPQRQKSSNGDTPTHEEQGKKERRTSEGRGFSRLFSSFLRRPKSQVSEEDKDTDAPKEAGGDQKDAGLGVGPDEDILVKAPIAAPEPELKTDPSLDLHSLSSAETQPAQEERRDDQEPERRDFEDREEGEAKEEGAKPELKPESLETRADKDLKAAQKVVKRHRSMYCKVVLLDDTIFECSMDKHAKGQDLLKKVCDHLNLLEEDYFGLATWDTPTSRTWLDPAKEVKKQVHGGPWDFTFNVKFYPPDPAQLTEDITRYYLCLQLRQDILTGRLPCSFATLALLGSYTVQSELGDYDPDLHGPDYISEFKLAPNQTKELEEKVVELHKTYRSMTPAQADLEFLENAKKLSMYGVDLHQAKDLEGVDITLGVCSSGLLVYKDKLRINRFPWPKVLKISYKRSSFFIKIRPGEQEQYESTIGFKLPSYRAAKKLWKVCVEHHTFFRLTSTEAIPKSRFLALGSKFRYSGRTQAQTRQASALIDRPAPQFERTASKRVSRSLDGAKRATQKIEFRTIEEEKQKEVVVVEVPEPKPADQIREKPAKHTLETFEMKPIAEEEEEEEAVEVVKVPVVKPKSVELVQPWSAKRDLGSIEISPIEEEEEEGEKTMVVRELEPLPKESAVAVITPERSPRPTSAPAIAQNHPAEPAPAKSNVKDMATSKVGKETAKSDGRREEYPLEKPEEPVDASKVRKTHIEVTVPTMNGAQPQQPAEKEEELIRMRKKRSKRLDGENIYIRHSNLMLEDLDKTQEEIKKHHANISELKKNFMESVPEPRPSEWDKRLSTHSPFRSLNVNGQIPTGADGVKKVTVPSSERQSPSYFLPNSHHLGVCKEPVPKYRTDQRRLAQLRELRAKFFLS, via the exons ATGACAACAGAAAAGAGCCCAGCAGCCAACGCTGACAACTCGGAACAGCAGCAAGccaaggaggaggaaggagctgctgaaacaAAGAAGCAAAAGGCTTCCCTGGAGGAAGGGGCTCAGCCAACACCAGAGAGGCAGCCCCAGAGGCAGAAGTCCTCCAACGGAGACACCCCCACACACGAGGAGCAGGGCAAGAAAGAGCGTCGCACCTCTGAGGGCCGCGGTTTCTCCCgcctcttttcctccttcctcaggAGGCCCAAGTCTCAGGTATCTGAAGAGGACAAAGACACTGATGCTCCTAAAGAGGCGGGAGGTGACCAGAAAGATGCAGGATTAGGAGTCGGCCCTGATGAAGATATCCTGGTGAAAGCCCCTATTGCAGCTCCTGAGCCCGAGCTTAAAACTGACCCATCGCTGGATCTCCATTCCTTGAGCAGTGCAGAAACACAG CCTGCTCAAGAGGAGAGGAGGGACGACCAGGAGCCGGAGAGAAGAGACTTCGAGgacagggaagaaggggaagcaaaggaagagGGTGCCAAGCCAGAACTGAAGCCAGAGTCTCTGGAGACGAGAGCGGACAAGGATTTGAAAGCTGCCCAAAAAGTAGTGAAAAGACACAGAAGCATGTACTGCAAAGTTGTCTTGCTGGATGACACCATTTTTGAGTGTTCTATGGAT AAACACGCCAAGGGACAGGATCTACTTAAAAAAGTCTGTGACCACCTCAATCTGCTGGAAGAAGACTACTTTGGTTTGGCCACATGGGACACACCAACCTCCAGG ACATGGCTGGATCCTGCCAAAGAAGTAAAAAAGCAGGTTCATG GAGGCCCCTGGGATTTTACCTTCAATGTCAAGTTTTATCCGCCAGATCCTGCCCAGCTAACAGAGGACATCACCAG ATATTACCTGTGTCTGCAGCTTAGACAGGACATCCTTACAGGGCGGCTTCCCTGCTCCTTTGCCACCTTGGCTCTGCTGGGTTCCTACACGGTCCAGTCAGAGTTGGGAGACTATGATCCTGATCTCCATGGCCCAGATTACATCAGTGAATTCAAACTGGCCCCAAACCAGACAAAAGAGCTTGAAGAAAAGGTTGTGGAGCTTCATAAAACATATAG atccATGACTCCAGCCCAAGCAGACCTGGAATTTCTGGAGAATGCAAAAAAACTATCTATGTATGGAGTCGACCTTCACCAAGCCAAG GACTTGGAAGGAGTGGATATCACTCTGGGAGTCTGTTCCAGTGGACTTCTTGTTTACAAAGATAAACTGAGAATCAATCGCTTCCCATGGCCCAAAGTCCTGAAGATTTCCTACAAACGCAGCAGCTTCTTCATAAAGATTCGGCCGGGGGAG CAAGAACAGTATGAAAGTACAATTGGGTTCAAGCTACCAAGTTACCGGGCAGCAAAGAAGCTCTGGAAAGTATGTGTTGAACATCACACCTTCTTCAG GCTGACTTCCACTGAGGCCATCCCGAAGAGCAGGTTCCTGGCGCTGGGCTCCAAATTCCGCTACAGTGGCCGGACACAGGCGCAGACGCGGCAGGCGAGCGCCCTGATCGACCGGCCCGCGCCCCAGTTCGAGCGCACAGCCAGCAAGAGAGTGTCCAGGAGCCTCGATGGAG CTAAACGTGCGACTCAAAAGATTGAGTTCAGAACCATAgaggaggagaagcagaaggaggtggtggtggttgAGGTTCCTGAACCAAAACCTGCGGATCAGATCCGAGAGAAGCCAG CCAAACACACTCTTGAAACTTTTGAAATGAAACCCAttgcagaggaggaagaggaggaggaagcggTAGAGGTCGTTAAGGTTCCTGTTGTCAAGCCAAAGTCAGTGGAGCTGGTGCAGCCATGGTCAG CCAAACGTGATCTTGGCAGTATTGAGATAAGCCCAattgaagaggaggaggaggagggagagaaaaccATGGTGGTGAGAGAACTAGAGCCGCTGCCGAAGGAGTCAG CAGTGGCTGTGATAACACCAGAGCGGAGTCCCAGGCCCACTTCAGCCCCAGCTATTGCTCAGAAccaccctgcagagccagccccagctaAGTCAAATGTGAAGGACATGGCCACATCTAAAGTAGGGAAGGAAACAGCAAAATCTGATGGGAGACGTGAAGAATATCCACTGGAGAAACCCGAGGAGCCAGTGGATGCCTCAAAG GTGAGGAAAACACACATTGAGGTCACAGTCCCCACCATGAAtggtgcccagccccag cagcctgcagaaaaagaggaagagctgaTAAGAATGAGGAAG aAGAGATCAAAGAGGCTAGATGGTGAAAACATTTATATCAGGCATAGCAATTTAATGTTGGAG GATCTAGATAAGACccaggaagaaataaagaagcaTCATGCCAACATCAGTGAGTTGAAGAAAAACTTCATGGAATCCGTCCCAGAGCCTCGGCCGAGTGAGTGGGACAAACGTTTGTCCACCCACTCCCCTTTCCGAAGCCTCAACGTCAACGGGCAGATTCCCACAGGAGCGGATGGA GTCAAGAAAGTCACTGTCCCATCTTCT
- the EPB41 gene encoding protein 4.1 isoform X30 yields the protein MTTEKSPAANADNSEQQQAKEEEGAAETKKQKASLEEGAQPTPERQPQRQKSSNGDTPTHEEQGKKERRTSEGRGFSRLFSSFLRRPKSQVSEEDKDTDAPKEAGGDQKDAGLGVGPDEDILVKAPIAAPEPELKTDPSLDLHSLSSAETQPAQEERRDDQEPERRDFEDREEGEAKEEGAKPELKPESLETRADKDLKAAQKVVKRHRSMYCKVVLLDDTIFECSMDKHAKGQDLLKKVCDHLNLLEEDYFGLATWDTPTSRTWLDPAKEVKKQVHGGPWDFTFNVKFYPPDPAQLTEDITRYYLCLQLRQDILTGRLPCSFATLALLGSYTVQSELGDYDPDLHGPDYISEFKLAPNQTKELEEKVVELHKTYRSMTPAQADLEFLENAKKLSMYGVDLHQAKDLEGVDITLGVCSSGLLVYKDKLRINRFPWPKVLKISYKRSSFFIKIRPGEQEQYESTIGFKLPSYRAAKKLWKVCVEHHTFFRLTSTEAIPKSRFLALGSKFRYSGRTQAQTRQASALIDRPAPQFERTASKRVSRSLDGAVAVITPERSPRPTSAPAIAQNHPAEPAPAKSNVKDMATSKVGKETAKSDGRREEYPLEKPEEPVDASKDLDKTQEEIKKHHANISELKKNFMESVPEPRPSEWDKRLSTHSPFRSLNVNGQIPTGADGVKKVTVPSSERQSPSYFLPNSHHLGVCKEPVPKYRTDQRRLAQLRELRAKFFLS from the exons ATGACAACAGAAAAGAGCCCAGCAGCCAACGCTGACAACTCGGAACAGCAGCAAGccaaggaggaggaaggagctgctgaaacaAAGAAGCAAAAGGCTTCCCTGGAGGAAGGGGCTCAGCCAACACCAGAGAGGCAGCCCCAGAGGCAGAAGTCCTCCAACGGAGACACCCCCACACACGAGGAGCAGGGCAAGAAAGAGCGTCGCACCTCTGAGGGCCGCGGTTTCTCCCgcctcttttcctccttcctcaggAGGCCCAAGTCTCAGGTATCTGAAGAGGACAAAGACACTGATGCTCCTAAAGAGGCGGGAGGTGACCAGAAAGATGCAGGATTAGGAGTCGGCCCTGATGAAGATATCCTGGTGAAAGCCCCTATTGCAGCTCCTGAGCCCGAGCTTAAAACTGACCCATCGCTGGATCTCCATTCCTTGAGCAGTGCAGAAACACAG CCTGCTCAAGAGGAGAGGAGGGACGACCAGGAGCCGGAGAGAAGAGACTTCGAGgacagggaagaaggggaagcaaaggaagagGGTGCCAAGCCAGAACTGAAGCCAGAGTCTCTGGAGACGAGAGCGGACAAGGATTTGAAAGCTGCCCAAAAAGTAGTGAAAAGACACAGAAGCATGTACTGCAAAGTTGTCTTGCTGGATGACACCATTTTTGAGTGTTCTATGGAT AAACACGCCAAGGGACAGGATCTACTTAAAAAAGTCTGTGACCACCTCAATCTGCTGGAAGAAGACTACTTTGGTTTGGCCACATGGGACACACCAACCTCCAGG ACATGGCTGGATCCTGCCAAAGAAGTAAAAAAGCAGGTTCATG GAGGCCCCTGGGATTTTACCTTCAATGTCAAGTTTTATCCGCCAGATCCTGCCCAGCTAACAGAGGACATCACCAG ATATTACCTGTGTCTGCAGCTTAGACAGGACATCCTTACAGGGCGGCTTCCCTGCTCCTTTGCCACCTTGGCTCTGCTGGGTTCCTACACGGTCCAGTCAGAGTTGGGAGACTATGATCCTGATCTCCATGGCCCAGATTACATCAGTGAATTCAAACTGGCCCCAAACCAGACAAAAGAGCTTGAAGAAAAGGTTGTGGAGCTTCATAAAACATATAG atccATGACTCCAGCCCAAGCAGACCTGGAATTTCTGGAGAATGCAAAAAAACTATCTATGTATGGAGTCGACCTTCACCAAGCCAAG GACTTGGAAGGAGTGGATATCACTCTGGGAGTCTGTTCCAGTGGACTTCTTGTTTACAAAGATAAACTGAGAATCAATCGCTTCCCATGGCCCAAAGTCCTGAAGATTTCCTACAAACGCAGCAGCTTCTTCATAAAGATTCGGCCGGGGGAG CAAGAACAGTATGAAAGTACAATTGGGTTCAAGCTACCAAGTTACCGGGCAGCAAAGAAGCTCTGGAAAGTATGTGTTGAACATCACACCTTCTTCAG GCTGACTTCCACTGAGGCCATCCCGAAGAGCAGGTTCCTGGCGCTGGGCTCCAAATTCCGCTACAGTGGCCGGACACAGGCGCAGACGCGGCAGGCGAGCGCCCTGATCGACCGGCCCGCGCCCCAGTTCGAGCGCACAGCCAGCAAGAGAGTGTCCAGGAGCCTCGATGGAG CAGTGGCTGTGATAACACCAGAGCGGAGTCCCAGGCCCACTTCAGCCCCAGCTATTGCTCAGAAccaccctgcagagccagccccagctaAGTCAAATGTGAAGGACATGGCCACATCTAAAGTAGGGAAGGAAACAGCAAAATCTGATGGGAGACGTGAAGAATATCCACTGGAGAAACCCGAGGAGCCAGTGGATGCCTCAAAG GATCTAGATAAGACccaggaagaaataaagaagcaTCATGCCAACATCAGTGAGTTGAAGAAAAACTTCATGGAATCCGTCCCAGAGCCTCGGCCGAGTGAGTGGGACAAACGTTTGTCCACCCACTCCCCTTTCCGAAGCCTCAACGTCAACGGGCAGATTCCCACAGGAGCGGATGGA GTCAAGAAAGTCACTGTCCCATCTTCT
- the EPB41 gene encoding protein 4.1 isoform X26, giving the protein MTTEKSPAANADNSEQQQAKEEEGAAETKKQKASLEEGAQPTPERQPQRQKSSNGDTPTHEEQGKKERRTSEGRGFSRLFSSFLRRPKSQVSEEDKDTDAPKEAGGDQKDAGLGVGPDEDILVKAPIAAPEPELKTDPSLDLHSLSSAETQPAQEERRDDQEPERRDFEDREEGEAKEEGAKPELKPESLETRADKDLKAAQKVVKRHRSMYCKVVLLDDTIFECSMDKHAKGQDLLKKVCDHLNLLEEDYFGLATWDTPTSRTWLDPAKEVKKQVHGGPWDFTFNVKFYPPDPAQLTEDITRYYLCLQLRQDILTGRLPCSFATLALLGSYTVQSELGDYDPDLHGPDYISEFKLAPNQTKELEEKVVELHKTYRSMTPAQADLEFLENAKKLSMYGVDLHQAKDLEGVDITLGVCSSGLLVYKDKLRINRFPWPKVLKISYKRSSFFIKIRPGEQEQYESTIGFKLPSYRAAKKLWKVCVEHHTFFRLTSTEAIPKSRFLALGSKFRYSGRTQAQTRQASALIDRPAPQFERTASKRVSRSLDGAVAVITPERSPRPTSAPAIAQNHPAEPAPAKSNVKDMATSKVGKETAKSDGRREEYPLEKPEEPVDASKVRKTHIEVTVPTMNGAQPQQPAEKEEELIRMRKKRSKRLDGENIYIRHSNLMLEDLDKTQEEIKKHHANISELKKNFMESVPEPRPSEWDKRLSTHSPFRSLNVNGQIPTGADGVKKVTVPSSERQSPSYFLPNSHHLGVCKEPVPKYRTDQRRLAQLRELRAKFFLS; this is encoded by the exons ATGACAACAGAAAAGAGCCCAGCAGCCAACGCTGACAACTCGGAACAGCAGCAAGccaaggaggaggaaggagctgctgaaacaAAGAAGCAAAAGGCTTCCCTGGAGGAAGGGGCTCAGCCAACACCAGAGAGGCAGCCCCAGAGGCAGAAGTCCTCCAACGGAGACACCCCCACACACGAGGAGCAGGGCAAGAAAGAGCGTCGCACCTCTGAGGGCCGCGGTTTCTCCCgcctcttttcctccttcctcaggAGGCCCAAGTCTCAGGTATCTGAAGAGGACAAAGACACTGATGCTCCTAAAGAGGCGGGAGGTGACCAGAAAGATGCAGGATTAGGAGTCGGCCCTGATGAAGATATCCTGGTGAAAGCCCCTATTGCAGCTCCTGAGCCCGAGCTTAAAACTGACCCATCGCTGGATCTCCATTCCTTGAGCAGTGCAGAAACACAG CCTGCTCAAGAGGAGAGGAGGGACGACCAGGAGCCGGAGAGAAGAGACTTCGAGgacagggaagaaggggaagcaaaggaagagGGTGCCAAGCCAGAACTGAAGCCAGAGTCTCTGGAGACGAGAGCGGACAAGGATTTGAAAGCTGCCCAAAAAGTAGTGAAAAGACACAGAAGCATGTACTGCAAAGTTGTCTTGCTGGATGACACCATTTTTGAGTGTTCTATGGAT AAACACGCCAAGGGACAGGATCTACTTAAAAAAGTCTGTGACCACCTCAATCTGCTGGAAGAAGACTACTTTGGTTTGGCCACATGGGACACACCAACCTCCAGG ACATGGCTGGATCCTGCCAAAGAAGTAAAAAAGCAGGTTCATG GAGGCCCCTGGGATTTTACCTTCAATGTCAAGTTTTATCCGCCAGATCCTGCCCAGCTAACAGAGGACATCACCAG ATATTACCTGTGTCTGCAGCTTAGACAGGACATCCTTACAGGGCGGCTTCCCTGCTCCTTTGCCACCTTGGCTCTGCTGGGTTCCTACACGGTCCAGTCAGAGTTGGGAGACTATGATCCTGATCTCCATGGCCCAGATTACATCAGTGAATTCAAACTGGCCCCAAACCAGACAAAAGAGCTTGAAGAAAAGGTTGTGGAGCTTCATAAAACATATAG atccATGACTCCAGCCCAAGCAGACCTGGAATTTCTGGAGAATGCAAAAAAACTATCTATGTATGGAGTCGACCTTCACCAAGCCAAG GACTTGGAAGGAGTGGATATCACTCTGGGAGTCTGTTCCAGTGGACTTCTTGTTTACAAAGATAAACTGAGAATCAATCGCTTCCCATGGCCCAAAGTCCTGAAGATTTCCTACAAACGCAGCAGCTTCTTCATAAAGATTCGGCCGGGGGAG CAAGAACAGTATGAAAGTACAATTGGGTTCAAGCTACCAAGTTACCGGGCAGCAAAGAAGCTCTGGAAAGTATGTGTTGAACATCACACCTTCTTCAG GCTGACTTCCACTGAGGCCATCCCGAAGAGCAGGTTCCTGGCGCTGGGCTCCAAATTCCGCTACAGTGGCCGGACACAGGCGCAGACGCGGCAGGCGAGCGCCCTGATCGACCGGCCCGCGCCCCAGTTCGAGCGCACAGCCAGCAAGAGAGTGTCCAGGAGCCTCGATGGAG CAGTGGCTGTGATAACACCAGAGCGGAGTCCCAGGCCCACTTCAGCCCCAGCTATTGCTCAGAAccaccctgcagagccagccccagctaAGTCAAATGTGAAGGACATGGCCACATCTAAAGTAGGGAAGGAAACAGCAAAATCTGATGGGAGACGTGAAGAATATCCACTGGAGAAACCCGAGGAGCCAGTGGATGCCTCAAAG GTGAGGAAAACACACATTGAGGTCACAGTCCCCACCATGAAtggtgcccagccccag cagcctgcagaaaaagaggaagagctgaTAAGAATGAGGAAG aAGAGATCAAAGAGGCTAGATGGTGAAAACATTTATATCAGGCATAGCAATTTAATGTTGGAG GATCTAGATAAGACccaggaagaaataaagaagcaTCATGCCAACATCAGTGAGTTGAAGAAAAACTTCATGGAATCCGTCCCAGAGCCTCGGCCGAGTGAGTGGGACAAACGTTTGTCCACCCACTCCCCTTTCCGAAGCCTCAACGTCAACGGGCAGATTCCCACAGGAGCGGATGGA GTCAAGAAAGTCACTGTCCCATCTTCT